CAGACATCGTGCTAGCACGTGTACCTGAGGTCCGGGGCAAAGCAGATTTAACGAAGtgagatattaaaaaagaaaattaaatgtttggTGTGTGGTCCATCTAAACTTATTCTCCTCAGAAAGATGTATTAAAAATTGTGTTAGTGcgttttgtacatttttttttcatgtttgacttAATTCCTTTGTCAGAAATCTTTACTAGGCTATGAAAAGTCATATaaataagcagaaaaatatgGAAGTTAAAAGATTGCTTGATGCTGCAATATTTAATTCATGCTGTGGCCAATTAATTTACAAGTTTAAAAAGCAAGTATATTCATGTTTTTGgctaactttttattttgcatgtggTCTGAGGAATTGTCTATTTGTTTAAAGTCTATTATTGTCTAAATGTAGTTAAGTATATGTTTATTAATCTTGTATTCAGCTCATGAAACTGCAGCAGCTCCTTAAAAACCTCCCAGTCTAATCAGCAAGTTAGGCTAACACTGACTTGTCTCTGTGACAGGTATCGAGAAGCAGGGGCTGAGGTGATTGAAGTACTGAGCAACTTTTGCAATTGTGTAGAGAGGGCAAGCATTGATGAGGCCTATTTAGACCTTACAGAGGAGGCTAAAAAACTATTAACAAGTCAGACATCTGGATCCTTGACAGCTGACCAGCTATCCAACACATTTGTTGAGGGTTTTGGAGATGATGTTGAGGAGGATATGGATAGAGCCCAGCTGAATGGTGAGATTTTCGTGGACCTCTGTGCACTTGTGACAAGATCCTCTTATGATAGGATCACCTACTTTCCTCTATAATCTCCTCAGTAATATCAGCAAGAAATTATTTGaaggcaaaaattattttaaattcaataAATGTTCAGTGGTTAGAGATATGGAAATGACTATGATGACATTTATTAGATTTCAGGGACAACAAAGATTTGGTGGTGCACTGCTGAGGTGCTCTTAGATTCCACTTAGTCTCATTCAATCCGTGGTGAGAGTCTTACGATAAAGAAGCATGTTAGTGATATGTTGCTATGCTTTGAGTAACATCTGTTTATTGCTTTACTAAACACAGCAGTTTGTAAGTTTATTGCAGTGGCTAACTCAAGCaacatgttctttttcttcataaagTTTACATCACTTGCaggtaattttatttctttattttagagGAAGCAGCCAGGCACAGAAATACAGACAAATGGTTGAAACAAGCTCATGCttctaaagaaacaaacagtgGGGATGTTTTGCTGGCAGCCACTGCATTAATAGTTGAAGAGATGAGAGCTACTATTTTTAAGAACACTGGATTTCAGTGTTCTGCTGGAATTGCacataataaagtaaatttttgttgttttggtatTTGCTAGCATCAGCCATGTCATTGTCATCTGCATCTGATTTTTAGATAAGAATTTCATATGAAAATAAGTTTAATAGATGAGAATACTTGAAGACATAAAAACTCAAAGCAAGCAGGAAGAattcaatgaataaaaaagcttttgtgaaataaaaagcTTTTGAAGCATAGATGATGCAAAGTGTAGAGATATGTATGAAATAAAGGACTAGAAACTGCTGCTAATGGTGTTTATTATAAACAGTGAGGTCAGATATGACGATATACAAGCTTGGGAAATAGTGCTTATTGCAAATAGTGAGGTCAGATAAAATGGTATACAAACTCAGAAAAGGCTGTGTGGCAATTGATGCAGTATGTTATGCACAGAAAATAGTTGGCAGTtggtattttaatttcttatgacaatgacaactttatttgtcccagtgggcaatttgaacatgggatacaaagtaaaagttagaaataaaaataagaaacgaAGTTTGTTGCAAAGTGCAGCATTAAATTATGTCAAGAATatataactttaattttatttcaatttggGTGGAATGAATGGTACATTAGTTAGCaa
The sequence above is a segment of the Pomacea canaliculata isolate SZHN2017 linkage group LG6, ASM307304v1, whole genome shotgun sequence genome. Coding sequences within it:
- the LOC112566639 gene encoding DNA polymerase eta-like isoform X1, whose translation is MVIIAVGYEARALGVTRNMMGDDAKKICPDIVLARVPEVRGKADLTKYREAGAEVIEVLSNFCNCVERASIDEAYLDLTEEAKKLLTSQTSGSLTADQLSNTFVEGFGDDVEEDMDRAQLNEEAARHRNTDKWLKQAHASKETNSGDVLLAATALIVEEMRATIFKNTGFQCSAGIAHNKMLAKLACGLHKPNKQTIVPQGSVEKIFRTLPVRKVICCIGASLTALAGTSRKNLLFLSFCMVISLARVINLFRKQLSLGYFSTMPR
- the LOC112566639 gene encoding DNA polymerase eta-like isoform X2 is translated as MVIIAVGYEARALGVTRNMMGDDAKKICPDIVLARVPEVRGKADLTKYREAGAEVIEVLSNFCNCVERASIDEAYLDLTEEAKKLLTSQTSGSLTADQLSNTFVEGFGDDVEEDMDRAQLNEEAARHRNTDKWLKQAHASKETNSGDVLLAATALIVEEMRATIFKNTGFQCSAGIAHNKMLAKLACGLHKPNKQTIVPQGSVEKIFRTLPVRKVFPKSKSKTGSEAGVGKVRPANVFGPASLPNVKSTCFRFYSHYFNLFEI
- the LOC112566639 gene encoding DNA polymerase eta-like isoform X3, which gives rise to MVIIAVGYEARALGVTRNMMGDDAKKICPDIVLARVPEVRGKADLTKYREAGAEVIEVLSNFCNCVERASIDEAYLDLTEEAKKLLTSQTSGSLTADQLSNTFVEGFGDDVEEDMDRAQLNEEAARHRNTDKWLKQAHASKETNSGDVLLAATALIVEEMRATIFKNTGFQCSAGIAHNKMLAKLACGLHKPNKQTIVPQGSVEKIFRTLPVRKVRSLGGKLGASLTEQKFFRLLDCN